GAGTGCGCGCACGTACGGGTCGGTGAACACGAGCCAGAGGAGGTTGCGATCGGCGTCGTCGACTGTGGCGATGCCGGGGAAGAGCAGCCGATACGCGGTGTTCCATGCCAGCACACCCCAGTCGGGCGCGAGCGCGAACGCCGGGTCGGCCCACGAGTCGAGCAGTCGCTGCAGGTGCGCCGGTGCGGTCGGCACGGGGGAGGGGTGCGTGGGCAGCGGGCTCGAATAGCCCAGCAGCGCAAGAACATAGGAATGCGCCGAAGAGTCAAGGCGCAGCGTGCGAGCGACAGCATCCACCACCTGCCTCGACGGATTGATGTCGCGCCCCTGCTCCAGCCAGGTGTACCAGGTGCCGCTCACACCCGAGAGGTACGAGACCTCTTCGCGACGCAGCCCGGCATCGCCGCCGCGGGTACGCGGGGGCAGGCCCACCTCGCTGCGCGACAGCTGGTTGCGCCGGGCACGCAGAAACGCACCGAGTTCGCGACGTCTCTCAGCATCGTTGGTCATTGCTCAATACTAGTAGTGACAGTACTAGTGCCAGTGACAACTTCCGCGCACAGCATCCGTCGGCCATTCTGATGTCATGCCAGCATTGCGTTCACGAACTGTCACTAACGGACGAAACATGGCCGGGGCCCGCGCACTGCTGCGCGCCGCCGGCGTCAAGGGGAGCGATTTCGGCAAACCGATCATCGCCGTCGCCAACAGCTTCACAGAGTTCGTGCCTGGCCACACGCATCTGCAGCCGGTCGGGCGCATCGTCTCCCAGGCGATTCAGGATGCTGGCGGCATCGCGCGCGAGTTCAACAGCATCGCGGTCGACGACGGCATCGCTATGGGCCACTCCGGCATGCTCTACTCGCTGCCGAGCCGCGACCTGATCGCCGACTCAGTTGAGTACATGGTGAATGCTCACTGCGCCGACGCACTCGTGTGCATCTCGAACTGCGACAAGATCACCCCGGGCATGCTGATGGCCGCGCTGCGACTCAACGTGCCGACGGTGTTCGTCTCGGGCGGGCCCATGGAGTCGGGCCGTGCGACGCTCGTCGACGGCTCGGTGCGCTCACTCGATCTCGTCGATGCGATCTCGGATGCCGTGAACGAGAACATCTCGGATGCCGACATGCTGCGCATTGAAGAAAGCGCGTGCCCCACCTGCGGTTCGTGTTCCGGCATGTTCACCGCGAATTCCATGAACTGCCTCACCGAGGCGATGGGACTGTCGCTACCGGGCAACGGCTCGGTGCTTGCGACGCACACGGCCCGCAAGGCGTTGTATGAGAACGCCGGTAAGACCGTCGTCGACATTGCGACCCGCTACTACGACGGCGACGACGCCTCGGTTCTGCCGCGCGCAATCGCCAGCCCGGCGGCCTTCGAGAACGCCATGGCCCTCGACATCGCGATGGGCGGCTCGACGAACACGATTCTGCATCTGCTTGCCGCAGCGCACGAGGCGGGCATCAAATTCGGGCTCGACGAGATCGACGCTGTATCGCGCCGAGTGCCGTGCTTGGCGAAGGTGGCGCCCAACGTGGCGAATGGCCGCACCTACTACATGGAAGACGTGCATCGCGCTGGCGGCATCCCCGCGATTCTCGGTGAGCTCCATCGAGGAGGGATGCTCAACGAGAACGTGCACAGCGTGCACTCGCCCTCGCTCACAGAGTGGCTTGCCAAGTGGGACGTGCGTGGCGGCACCGCGTCTGACGAGGCTACCGATCTCTGGTTCGCGGCGCCCGGCGGCAAACGCTCGTCGACGGCGTTCAGCCAATCGGAGCGGTGGGCCGACCTCGACACCGATGCCGCCGAGGGCTGCATCCACGATGTTGCACACGCATATTCCGTCGACGGCGGCCTCGCCGTGCTGCGCGGCAATCTCGCTGTCGACGGTGCTGTTGTGAAAACAGCTGGTGTCGATGAGTCGATCTGGAGGTTCTCGGGCCCCGCCGTCGTATGTGAGTCGCAAGACGAGGCGGTGCAGAAGATCCTGGCAAAGGAGGTGGGGGAGGGGGACGTCGTCGTGATTCGCTACGAGGGGCCCAAGGGCGGCCCCGGCATGCAGGAGATGCTGTACCCCACGTCGTTCCTCAAGGGACGCGGCCTCGGCAAGAAGTGCGCGCTCATCACCGACGGACGCTTCTCGGGCGGAACCTCGGGTCTGTCGATCGGGCACGTCTCGCCCGAAGCGGCATCCGGTGGTGACATCGCGCTTGTGGAGGACGGCGACACCATCTCGATCGATATTCCCAACCGGGTGATGACGCTCGACGTGCCCGACGAGGTGCTCGATGAACGCCGGCGTGCGCTGCTTGCCTCCGGCGGTTTCGTTCCCCGCGAGCGCGAGCGCATTGTCTCGCCCGCGCTTCGGGCCTATGCCGCAATGGCGCTGTCTGCCGACAAGGGCGCTGTGCGCGACGTCGACAAGGTCGAGCGCGCGCTGCGCCTCATGGAAGCACAGGATGCTCTGGGAGCAGACGCCGCTGCGGTGCAGAGCTGAGCGGGACAGCTCTGGTGCGGAACTGAACTGAGAGCCGCGGCCTTCGCGCTCACACATTCGGAGCTGCCCCTGCGGTTTCGGCGTGGCGGGAGCCTCTCGACGGTGTGTCGTCACGGATCTCCGAATGCGTGAACAGCCCGTCACAATGAGCTGATCGTCTGCTCCGGGAGACTGTCGTGTCTGCGCTGCGCCTCCCGCGCTCAGCTGGGCCAGGCGACTGCGGCGAAGCGCTCGCCGATGAGGCGGTGCGTTGCGGCATCCGGGTGCAAATTGTCAGGGAGCGGATGCTCGTCGGCATCGCCGGGTCCGTACAGTTCGAGCCCGTCGAGGTAGTGCAGGTGTGGGTCGTCAGCGGCGCGCTCGGCGACGATGCGTGCCAGCTGCTCGCGAATCACGGTGAGCGTCAGCTTGCCCGCCGCCACGTCGGCGGGGTCGCCCAGCGCCGTG
The Paramicrobacterium chengjingii DNA segment above includes these coding regions:
- the ilvD gene encoding dihydroxy-acid dehydratase translates to MPALRSRTVTNGRNMAGARALLRAAGVKGSDFGKPIIAVANSFTEFVPGHTHLQPVGRIVSQAIQDAGGIAREFNSIAVDDGIAMGHSGMLYSLPSRDLIADSVEYMVNAHCADALVCISNCDKITPGMLMAALRLNVPTVFVSGGPMESGRATLVDGSVRSLDLVDAISDAVNENISDADMLRIEESACPTCGSCSGMFTANSMNCLTEAMGLSLPGNGSVLATHTARKALYENAGKTVVDIATRYYDGDDASVLPRAIASPAAFENAMALDIAMGGSTNTILHLLAAAHEAGIKFGLDEIDAVSRRVPCLAKVAPNVANGRTYYMEDVHRAGGIPAILGELHRGGMLNENVHSVHSPSLTEWLAKWDVRGGTASDEATDLWFAAPGGKRSSTAFSQSERWADLDTDAAEGCIHDVAHAYSVDGGLAVLRGNLAVDGAVVKTAGVDESIWRFSGPAVVCESQDEAVQKILAKEVGEGDVVVIRYEGPKGGPGMQEMLYPTSFLKGRGLGKKCALITDGRFSGGTSGLSIGHVSPEAASGGDIALVEDGDTISIDIPNRVMTLDVPDEVLDERRRALLASGGFVPRERERIVSPALRAYAAMALSADKGAVRDVDKVERALRLMEAQDALGADAAAVQS
- a CDS encoding helix-turn-helix transcriptional regulator, whose amino-acid sequence is MTNDAERRRELGAFLRARRNQLSRSEVGLPPRTRGGDAGLRREEVSYLSGVSGTWYTWLEQGRDINPSRQVVDAVARTLRLDSSAHSYVLALLGYSSPLPTHPSPVPTAPAHLQRLLDSWADPAFALAPDWGVLAWNTAYRLLFPGIATVDDADRNLLWLVFTDPYVRALLPDWERTSRRFLSEFRAETGPRLGDPAHGMLVERLREASAEFREGWDSRDVQRFASRERQFQHPDVGLLHLEHHQLALSDHPEIHVVVYTPMPETDAVERLARLHEL